One Streptomyces sp. P9-A2 DNA window includes the following coding sequences:
- a CDS encoding FHA domain-containing protein: protein MGGAWWKLSGGYGRCEDVRVGQCVQSGFVLPHGRVCFGQGESPVKLFGKLFGKSAREGRDNATARHRAQPDAEASRPLYRDQVGGPGEDVAGGQGAPPVDPAQSSGIGFGQPSTSGTGGGFSAPYASQAPGGQEDPSMSALVCTRCGNRNAENSRFCSNCGAPLRPGAVPERPSETTSTISISGLEAYDAEVTGQTQVPALSPEAQAAVDALPMGSALLVVRRGPNSGSRFLLDGDLTTAGRHPQSDIFLDDVTVSRRHVEFRRSQDGSFTVADVGSLNGTYVNRERIDQVGLSNGDEVQIGKYRLVFYASQRGY, encoded by the coding sequence ATGGGTGGTGCGTGGTGGAAACTGTCTGGTGGATACGGACGTTGTGAGGATGTCCGGGTCGGCCAGTGTGTTCAGTCAGGGTTCGTCCTGCCCCACGGGCGGGTCTGTTTCGGTCAAGGGGAATCGCCCGTGAAGTTGTTTGGGAAGTTGTTCGGCAAGAGCGCGCGAGAAGGCCGCGACAATGCGACCGCTCGCCATCGCGCGCAGCCCGACGCAGAGGCGTCGCGTCCGCTGTACCGGGATCAGGTCGGCGGTCCGGGCGAGGACGTTGCGGGAGGTCAGGGCGCGCCGCCGGTTGACCCTGCGCAGTCGAGCGGCATAGGTTTCGGGCAACCGTCAACCTCAGGTACGGGTGGAGGGTTCTCCGCCCCGTACGCGTCCCAGGCCCCCGGTGGGCAGGAGGATCCGTCCATGTCGGCCTTGGTGTGTACGAGGTGCGGTAACCGCAACGCGGAGAACAGCCGTTTCTGTTCGAACTGTGGAGCTCCACTCAGGCCCGGAGCCGTCCCGGAGCGTCCCTCCGAGACGACGTCCACCATCTCCATCTCCGGTCTCGAGGCGTACGACGCCGAGGTCACCGGCCAGACGCAGGTGCCGGCGCTGTCCCCGGAAGCGCAGGCGGCCGTCGACGCGCTGCCGATGGGTTCCGCGCTTCTGGTCGTGCGCCGCGGTCCGAACTCGGGCAGCCGCTTTCTGCTGGACGGTGATCTGACCACGGCCGGACGCCACCCGCAGAGCGATATCTTCCTGGACGACGTGACGGTCTCCCGTCGGCACGTGGAGTTCCGCCGCAGCCAGGACGGTTCGTTCACAGTGGCCGACGTGGGCAGCCTGAACGGTACGTACGTCAACCGTGAGCGGATCGACCAGGTCGGTCTTTCGAACGGTGACGAGGTGCAGATCGGCAAGTACCGGCTGGTCTTCTACGCGAGCCAGCGGGGCTACTGA